The DNA window CGCGATCTCTTCATTCACTGCAAAGAGTGCGCTACCGACATATGGTGAAAGGGCGCTGTACTGGCGGCCAATGGTCTTTCTGAGTTCGCCAACGGTCAGACATTCGGCGTCCTTAACTTCCAGCCGTATGGCCCCGGAAAGCATAATTTCCCGGTATTGGGCGAATAGCATGACTTCCAGATGCACATTTACTCAGAAAACCGTACCTGTTTATCAATATTGACAGTCTACCGCAAACA is part of the Candidatus Sysuiplasma acidicola genome and encodes:
- a CDS encoding MoaD/ThiS family protein, yielding MHLEVMLFAQYREIMLSGAIRLEVKDAECLTVGELRKTIGRQYSALSPYVGSALFAVNEEIATDETQIRQGDIVAAMPPVSGGLCL